The segment tttcaaaaagagagtgttgcgtctcgcgctCCTCTTCAAAAACcacggggaccgagccagcactcacagccaaagcaatctaagcagaagccggatctgaggaccgttcttctcgctaagaaagcttcggctcagaagaaaaggtcctgacgccaaatgggtcagacctgtgagggcagccccaaccgagacggtgcggtgtacacctcagtatacggtgcccgtccggtcttggtgctctcacggggccgtcctgccaaccccaccacccttggtgcctcggggcgcagcgctgtgtctctcagatgctgcgtcgggctcgctccctctgaggggggttcaagagcagttagctccGGTGGTTCCTGCGTTTCATCTTCAGGTCCCCGCACTAGCTGTccaaattacaccagaggccagcctcgagaggctggttcccttagtagaatgtctgacagaatggaaaagtctgccgaatatatctcaatgggtcctgcagatagtagagaagggttacagaatccagttcggttctcgtccccctcgctacaacggggtgttgctcacagtagtgtatcccgagcaggctctggtcatggagcaagaagtgaaatctcttttagcgtaaaatgctatagagcaggtgtatcctcccgacagggcatcaggtttttacagccgttatttcattgttccaaaaaaggatggagggctgcgtcccattttagatcttcgtctgttgaatcgtacagttcagaaattaaaattcaagatgctgacactcaaacagatcgtgactcaattcagatccgaggactggttcgtcacgatagacctaaaagatgcgtacttccatatctccatcctccctcagcacaggaagttcctaaggttttctttcgggggcaaagaataccagtatcgggtacttcccttcggtctagctctctcaccccgcacattcacgaaatgcgtagatgcagctctggccccactcaggctgcagggcatacgtattctgaattacttgTCTCATGGtagcagcgtccaatgtgatcccctttggcctgctgggtatgagacctttacagtggtggctcaggaccagagggttctccccgaggggaaacccacttcgtacgatcaagatcacgcggcggtgtctccgcgccttggtcatatggagagaacactggttcctgtcccagggtccggtattgggagctctttgtcatcgggttgccatctcgacagatgcttccctttccggctggggagcggtaatggaaggccgctcagctcagggtctgtgggagagccatcatcactcttggcacatcaactacctggagatgatggcggtcttcaaagctttgaggcacttcctgccagacctgagggaccatcatgtgctggttcgcacagacaatacatcggtggtctcttacatcaaccgtcaggggggtctgcgctcgcgcccactctgcaaattagcacaccagatcctcctgtggtccctggggaaattacgctctctgagggcaatgtatataacagggactcagaatattggagcagacaccctgtcgaggcaggtgctgaggtcaggggaatggGGGCTTcatcccgaggtggtggagctcatatgggaatcttatggccaagcagaagtggatctgtttgcgtctcagtacacgacgcactgtccactatggttctcccttactcatccagcccccctggggttggacgctatggtacagacgtggccgaggctacgtctgtacgcctttccccctgttgctctgctcccaggagttctggagagagtccgccaggacggagtaagtctacttcttGTAGCTCTACACTGGCCGAGTGGAATCTGGTTagcggacctgattcatctcctcgacggtcctcccttggagatcccgatcaggaaagaccttctatctcaggccgggggcactatatttcacccccggccagagatttggaagctttgggtgtggcctctgaggcggcacaactcatagagagtggtctctcaactgaggttgtggagaccattcttagctccagagctccagctacgaggaaactttatagactcaaatggaatgttttttcttcttggtgttaccaacatcagtgtgaccccgtccactgctctgttggctcagttcttgagtttttacaggaccgcttcacttctggtcttTGTCCATCCACCTTTAAAGTTTACGTGGtggccatttcggctttccacgccccagtgggtggtgcatctctgggtcgtgaccctcttatctctcgtttccttcgtggcaccttgaggctgagacctgcaactcgtactagagtgccggcctgggacctggctatagttttagaaggcctttctagggctccttttgaacccctagattctgtctctgagaagtttctttcCTTGAAGACTACctttctccttgctatttcgtccctaaaaagagtcggagaccttcaggctctctcggtttctcccacctgccttgaatttgcacctgggatggtcaaagcatttctctaccctaagcagggatacgtccctaaggtaccgaccgttgttccgagacctatttttctgcaggctttctgtcctcccccgtttgcatcatcggaccaggaaaagtctaacctcttgtgcccggtgcgagcattggacacttatgttcatcggacttcttttcggaaatccgatcagctgtttgtttgtttcgtgtcacctaagataggtcttcctgccactaaacagacacttagtaagtggatagttggggctatccttcttgcctatgagtcttctgacctaccgtgccctttgggggtcagagctcattctactaggagtatggcggcctctagagccttattatctggggcctctcttcaggatgtttgcgatgcggcaggctggtcctctccactcacattcgtcaggttttatagcctagacctggacgctactcccgggtctcaggtttttaattcttgagccgttggtttttttctggctgacactcaaGCACTTGTtatatggcggtttgggtattctcATTCCCAAAGCGTTagcgacgcatcgtctctccctcgatggggaacgtctcggttacgtctgtaacctcagTTCCCCGAGAAGGAAACAagacgatgcgtctccctgccatacttccttcgttcctgtgatcgacttgcttcggcactgtcgaagctaacaccggttgctccggttggggtttttatcaattcctggtcgtgacgtcactcctgacgctcactctcgccattggactagttgacatggatgcttcagacgcactcacgcagaatgcgttcccaaagcgttatcgacgcatcgtctcgttcccttctcggggaaccgaggttacagacgtaaccgagacgttttgtgtcggttttgtggttttgtgtggacacagatatttcttgagatgagatgagatgaggaggggggggggtaggatatggaaagctctggcttcgtgtGGACGTAGCCAAAGTGTTTTGAGGTTAAATATTTGACCCAGAAATGGTCTTTAATATATATGTCAGCAATGTTATTGTTGTGAGTTTCATGTTCGTTAATATTCATTTCtgtaatgttgttattgtttatcTTTTCCTCATCGTTACTATGCACTTAATATGTTTGAGATGGATAGAAATTTCATTGCTATGTGAATTTAGTCTTTTCCAAAATGCATGTTTGCAATGTAGctattgtttgatgtttttaattGAGACAGTCATATACACttctagtgtgtgttttttttttttgatcaaatgttTGACCTAGCAGTGATGTTGTGAATTTCACGTTTTTCAATATTGGTTTTTGTAATGTAGctgttttataaatgtatttaattctaagtaaatatgctttaaaaaagatgttattttgttttattcagtgttaAACACTAACAGCAAGGTACATTAGTGTTAGTTTTTCGGAAGTATTAACTGTCCATAGATTGCACTTGAAAAAGTAGCTATTGTGGCTGTTGTtggtgaattaaatatatatatttttggaacatatttttttctttgtatctgTCAAAATAGTACAAGATTAGGCTAATTCATTATATCAAATAAGGGTTAGCTTGAactggttcttcttgaaccagttcaccaaatcgaactgaatcgtttgaaatggttcacgtctccaatacgcattaatctacaaatgacttaagatgttaactttttttcacgtggctgacactccctctgagttaaaacaaaccaatatcccggagtaatttatGTACTCAAACTAGGGTTACCACCTGTTCTGGTTTTACCGGGATAgtctttctttttaatttatccACTCTCATTCAGTGTGCCGGTTTTCAAAAGGCAACGTGAATATGTATGTTCAATTTACTATTTTCTCACTTGAAATAGCCTATGCATTGTGCACAGAGTGGTCGGTGTCTCTCATAGGGTGTCTCTTGTGTGTAGAATGCACTATCATTGGCTCTGGGACGGGCATGTCATGTGAAATGACGTAAACTACGTCTTCTAGCACGTCTGTCTTGGCAGCTAGCCAGTTACTACAGGTGGCAAATTGAAGCAGTGAAGAAGATTGTACGTCGTCAACATTGTTTGTTAGTTTCAACATGGTCAGCGAGATGCAGGAACGAAGATGACAGTGTGTCAACAACAACTGACAGGCCAGtaaaaaatcaaatgaaatgtTCAACCTACTTTAATAATGACTGGATGAAAAATGACAATTACTCCACATGGCTAAAGCAAACACCAGGCGATCCACTATATGCTACTTGTCTGTATGCTCAGTTAAAAGTTTAGCAGAGCAACTGAATCCACCGAGCTGTTGAAAGTACGTTAGttgcttttgttttttccatACCAGTCAGTAATGCCTATGCATAGATTGTTCAGTTATATAGAGGATGTTTGGTCCGATAAAAGAAACAGACTGTCAGTTGCAATGGTGAAGTCTGAGCTTCAGATCAGTTTCAATTTCAAATTGTCATGCACTGAATACAAGATGAATACATAGATAGAAGACTAGGTAAGCTAAGGCCTGTTTATGTATGATTTTGTTATTCCAATgtctgataaataaaataaaagtggctATAAATGTGGCTTAGGTATAGTAAATGCAAATCTAATCATGTCATCCCTCTACTTATTTCTTTAGCAAAGAGGAATCAAAAGCAAGCACATGCACCAGTATCTAAGCAATCAGGCAAACTATAAGTTAAGGAAGATAAGTGAGAATACTTGAGACGTTTAAAATATTCACGAGTATGCACAATCTTACTGCACAAAGGCCAATTTTGTCTTGTGGGTCTAACGTTAATGTCTAATGGACATTTTCACTTGTGAGCAAAGTGGTCGGTTAGGTCATTGATATGTCCAGATTTTTTATCAGACATAGGTGGCAACCctaactcaaacagtacactgactgaactgctgtgaagagagacctgaagatgaacaccgagtcgagccagataacaaacaaaagattaaattgttctcgagtcaagaaccgtttctgtcagacgcgtccgattcgagaaccgaggagctgatgatactgctcaTGTGTGATTCAgggtgaagcagactgacacacagagcatctgaaccgaactgattcttttggtgattgattctgaactgattctgtgctaatgttttgagtgcgggtaaactgaaggcttgaatcaagggcaatcattgccaatgacgccattacgtcgagcgcaaaagaaccggtgaactgttttcttcaaccggtttattgaatcgaactgtccgaaagaactactggtgatccgaaaactgatgcaaccggttcttgactcttgactcagtcagtgtactttttgagtgcatgcattactctgggatattggtttgtttgaactcagagggagtgtcagccacattaaaaaagttcaaccatttcaaacgattcagttcgatttggtgaaatggttcaagaagatcgggttacatcgaatgattcgatgatatcactaaactgcagtgaatttttatttttttcttggctAATTGACAGgttctattattgttattattatagcatattttaattgctgctggacaataaccatatataagaaatatttgtaactttataaataattattttcctatattttccagttttttgccatttttatcacGTAATAAAGcaggaaatatattttatatatttctaaaggCTACTGTAATAAAATTATCTATCAATCATTCAGCACATTCCGCATTCTTCATATACTTTATTACCTGGAtattaattggaaaaaaaaattacctggatattaattagaaaaaaactattataaactCACACACgcaaaaccatatattgtcgcaatTGTGTGTTGTCTTCACGTATCATCAGTCAAAACGTTTCTGCGTTTTATTCAGCTTAGCTACAGCAATAGCTGAATGCCTTTGTCCGTATTAGGGATTTCTTGGCAAGTCAGAAGTTATTCACTTCTATGAGTCTGTGTTGAACTTTCATCATGAGAGCATCCCCCAGCTTCGAGTGTGAATGAAACATACACATGAAAGTGTTTAGTGCTACATAATGTTCCCATTGCCTTGATTTGGATATGAATAAAATGTCAAGTCATGCTAATACCATCTTGCctctttgaatttaaatctagatttattcACACTGGCCCTTGAAAATCTCTTATTCTACTCCCATGCACCCACAGATCATGTTTTCATGCCATTTGTATACACTTTTTAAtgctatattttgttatattgatattgttttatttgtttgtttgttttttctcatcCAATATTTTAGTGAGGCAATGCCCCTGCTTGAAGTGAAGTTTTGCTCACCGGGAGCTTAACCTTGTTGTAATGTCTGTATGTCTTCTGCCTCTCTGGGAAAGAGACTCAGACCTTGGTCAATCCGCTTTGTCTCTCTAGGATGGAGACTCAAGACGTGCTTGCATCTTACCGGACTAAGACTCTAACCTCCTTCCTCACAGGCTAGAGGTTCAGAACATGGTTGTATCTGTTGCTGCCTCAAAAGCTGGAGACTCTGCTGTGGTCTGTTGATGTCTCTGCCTCACGAACAGAGGCTCAGAACCTGAGTGTACTGTATCTGTTACAAACTCACCTTCACAGGCCAAAGAATTAGAAGTGTCTGTTGAAAGGGTACCGTTATCACTTTTCAATGAGGAGGAGATTGCAATTTGGTGCTTCTCTGTTTCCATCAGTGGGGGAACACGGTGTGGTGCATCATCGTCTGTTTCATTACATCTTTTAGATTTTTCTGTACCTTTCTGCCATATAcatataaactgacagtcaccactgataagctactaataCTAATTTTTTTTCAGGACTATTTAACCTTTTTCGAAtcataaattgtaaataaactgtgtgtttgtgtgcactgtAAGTGGTAAAACGTTTACCAAAGTTTCGTACTGTTCTAATGAAGTACAAAGCATATTTCTTTCAGTCAAACATGAAATCCATTAATTGATTGTGGAGAGTTTTGATGAACCCTGGTCGGGGTTGCAAAACCAATGTACAGTAGGTGACAGCTATACTGTATCCCTGCTTTTTGCTTTTTAAAGCTCTGTGTTACTAGATTATCATGGGTTTTTGCACTGCTCTCTTTTGAGGAATTTGGAGCTCACAGAGTTATTCCCTGCATTACACCAAAGACATCACAAGGCCTAGCAGATATATGTGCAAATATCTGCGAAGATTAGCTCCATCACACAATGCAAACATCTGAGCCATGAGAAGCATGTGTTCACCATATTCCATATGCTAAATTAACACATACCGCTGACATTTGCTTTATTGCAGCATTCAATAAGTGCTGAATGATTTATCCATtggataaattttttttatacaattaggTGTCCAAACCGCTCTCAGTTGCATTTGAGCTCGGCCCTCAGATTCTTAGCTGAGAGTCTTTTCATAGATTTCATGCTGCTATAAAGACGTTCTGTCTCAATGTGTCGCATCTA is part of the Carassius carassius chromosome 33, fCarCar2.1, whole genome shotgun sequence genome and harbors:
- the LOC132114379 gene encoding uncharacterized protein LOC132114379; translated protein: LSTEVVETILSSRAPATRKLYRLKWNVFSSWCYQHQCDPVHCSVGSVLEFLQDRFTSGLCPSTFKVYVVAISAFHAPVGGASLGRDPLISRFLRGTLRLRPATRTRVPAWDLAIVLEGLSRAPFEPLDSVSEKFLSLKTTFLLAISSLKRVGDLQALSVSPTCLEFAPGMVKAFLYPKQGYVPKVPTVVPRPIFLQAFCPPPFASSDQEKSNLLCPVRALDTYVHRTSFRKSDQLFVCFVSPKIGLPATKQTLSKWIVGAILLAYESSDLPCPLGVRAHSTRSMAASRALLSGASLQDVCDAAGWSSPLTFVRFYSL